In Saccharicrinis fermentans DSM 9555 = JCM 21142, a genomic segment contains:
- a CDS encoding sugar transferase produces MIRIKKKTTSFKRIVEKKIIAWHFLSDLLVLVVCHILFLSKYKLPYYDLFSPLVPLREHLSIPLAILMIVIIWLFAFYISGHYNNPARKSGLQTIGPTAATCFMVSILLLLIVENYAPVELTIKPISLSFHYFFFVFISVFSFRMIIIWRLHYLLNKGKTAYKKVLIGNNQQALETLKRHPNPHILKHEYIGYIPEDEKYGYNMTDFLPCLGKLSNIEKLVMKKDVDEATVCLNHSQPHTINQVINILKQKDILIRLSTNLHPMLDGTIKTQNLESSPFITISNHKMPVWQNMTKKILDLALAWVSLIVTTPILIAIAVAIKIDSKGPIIYRQERIGKNKKPFIIYKFRSMYVNAEENGPALSYQNDPRITKVGNVIRKWRLDELPQLINVIIGNMSFVGPRPEREYYVNKILRKAPYYALLLKIKPGITSWGIVKFGYARNVDEMIKRLKYDILYLENRTLVVDLKILLYSLKTLIKGKGI; encoded by the coding sequence ATGATTAGGATCAAAAAAAAAACAACATCTTTTAAACGAATTGTTGAAAAAAAAATAATAGCATGGCACTTTCTGAGTGATTTATTGGTACTCGTTGTATGTCATATCTTATTTTTAAGCAAGTACAAGCTGCCCTACTACGACCTTTTTTCACCACTCGTACCACTCCGTGAACACCTGAGCATCCCCCTCGCCATCCTTATGATAGTGATCATATGGCTCTTTGCTTTTTATATTTCAGGCCACTATAACAATCCAGCCCGTAAATCAGGCTTACAAACAATTGGCCCCACTGCTGCTACTTGTTTTATGGTATCCATTTTACTACTCCTTATTGTAGAAAACTACGCTCCTGTGGAGCTAACAATTAAACCAATAAGTTTATCTTTTCATTATTTTTTCTTTGTTTTCATAAGTGTTTTTTCATTTCGAATGATTATCATTTGGCGATTACATTATCTCTTAAACAAAGGAAAGACAGCTTACAAAAAAGTATTAATTGGTAACAACCAACAAGCCCTCGAAACTCTAAAGAGACACCCCAACCCACATATATTGAAACACGAATATATCGGTTATATACCAGAGGATGAGAAATATGGATATAATATGACTGACTTCCTCCCATGCCTTGGCAAGCTCTCTAACATAGAAAAACTGGTGATGAAGAAAGATGTTGACGAAGCCACCGTATGCTTAAACCACTCACAGCCCCATACAATAAACCAAGTCATTAACATTTTAAAGCAAAAAGATATACTAATACGACTATCCACAAACCTGCACCCCATGCTGGATGGAACCATTAAAACACAAAATCTAGAAAGCTCCCCTTTCATCACTATCTCCAACCATAAGATGCCTGTTTGGCAAAATATGACAAAGAAAATACTGGATTTAGCTCTGGCTTGGGTAAGCCTTATCGTAACAACACCAATACTAATAGCCATTGCGGTGGCCATCAAAATAGATTCCAAAGGCCCCATTATTTATCGACAGGAGCGTATAGGAAAAAACAAAAAACCTTTTATCATTTATAAATTCCGATCCATGTACGTAAATGCAGAAGAAAATGGTCCTGCTTTATCATACCAGAATGATCCGCGAATTACAAAGGTAGGAAACGTCATCCGAAAATGGCGACTGGATGAGTTACCTCAACTTATCAACGTTATCATAGGCAACATGTCATTTGTTGGCCCCAGACCCGAAAGAGAATATTATGTAAATAAGATTCTTCGCAAAGCACCTTACTATGCCCTCTTATTAAAGATAAAACCTGGTATTACCTCATGGGGAATCGTAAAGTTTGGTTATGCCAGGAATGTCGATGAAATGATAAAAAGACTTAAGTACGACATCCTATACTTGGAGAACAGAACATTAGTTGTTGACCTTAAAATACTCTTGTATTCATTAAAGACACTTATAAAAGGAAAAGGAATATAA
- a CDS encoding helix-turn-helix domain-containing protein — protein MATTTLHIKNMVCKRCIKVVRDEFTKLNLKIEEVELGQAKVLSPISNAKMTEIKNVLQQNGFELIGDKKSQQIAKIKTIIIEKIHHSEKAFDSINSSDYIAKEMGLDYSYLSHLFSSVEGITIEKFTINQKIEKVKELLVYNELSLNEISYQLGYSSVQHLSAQFKKVTGLTPSHFKRLKDNKRKPLDQV, from the coding sequence ATGGCTACAACAACACTACATATCAAAAACATGGTTTGTAAACGCTGCATTAAGGTGGTAAGAGACGAGTTTACAAAATTAAATTTGAAGATTGAAGAAGTTGAGCTTGGCCAAGCCAAGGTCTTATCCCCAATCTCAAATGCCAAGATGACAGAGATTAAAAACGTATTGCAACAAAATGGCTTTGAGTTAATTGGCGATAAAAAAAGTCAACAAATTGCTAAGATAAAAACGATTATCATAGAGAAAATACACCATTCCGAAAAAGCATTTGATTCCATAAATAGCTCTGATTATATAGCTAAAGAAATGGGGCTTGACTATTCATACCTAAGCCATCTCTTTTCATCCGTTGAGGGTATAACCATTGAAAAATTCACCATCAACCAAAAAATAGAAAAAGTGAAGGAACTATTGGTTTACAATGAATTATCACTAAATGAAATTTCATATCAGTTAGGGTATAGTAGCGTACAGCACTTGTCTGCTCAATTTAAAAAGGTAACCGGATTAACCCCTTCTCATTTCAAAAGACTCAAGGACAACAAAC